In a single window of the Pseudomonadota bacterium genome:
- a CDS encoding TauD/TfdA family dioxygenase — translation MAMQVRALTPVFGAEIIGLDVAEPLAADAFRGLREIWHAQSLLLIRGQSLDETALVRFSRGFGTLESPPASAERVWADGGSICPEIWVISNVIENGKPIGGLGAGEAEWHTDMSYIEEPPSASLLYAREIPPAGGDTAFASMHAALEAMPLVLRAAIEGRRAKHDSSYTSAGELRRGASADVNAETAPGGVHPIIRTHPETGRKAIYLGRRRNGLIVELPLDESEAVLDEVWRFATQLQFTYRHHWRLGDLLVWDNRALVHRRDAFDPEARRIMLRTQVKGDRPR, via the coding sequence ATGGCGATGCAGGTCAGGGCGCTGACCCCGGTCTTCGGCGCCGAGATCATCGGCCTCGATGTGGCGGAGCCGCTGGCTGCGGACGCCTTTCGAGGCCTGCGCGAGATCTGGCATGCCCAGTCGCTCCTGCTGATCCGTGGGCAGAGCCTGGACGAGACGGCGCTGGTCCGCTTCAGCCGCGGCTTCGGGACGCTGGAATCGCCGCCGGCCAGCGCCGAGCGTGTATGGGCCGATGGCGGCAGCATCTGCCCGGAAATCTGGGTGATTTCGAACGTGATCGAGAACGGCAAGCCGATCGGCGGGCTCGGCGCCGGCGAGGCGGAATGGCACACCGACATGTCCTATATCGAGGAGCCGCCCTCGGCGAGCCTGCTCTATGCCCGCGAGATTCCGCCCGCAGGCGGCGACACCGCCTTCGCCAGCATGCATGCCGCCCTGGAGGCGATGCCGCTGGTGCTCCGCGCCGCCATCGAGGGGCGGCGGGCGAAGCATGATTCTTCCTACACCAGCGCCGGCGAGCTGAGACGGGGTGCCAGCGCCGACGTGAATGCGGAGACCGCGCCGGGCGGCGTCCACCCGATCATCCGCACCCATCCCGAGACCGGCCGGAAGGCGATCTATCTCGGCCGCCGGCGCAACGGGCTCATCGTCGAGCTGCCGCTGGATGAGAGCGAGGCGGTCTTGGACGAGGTCTGGCGCTTCGCCACCCAGCTGCAATTCACCTATCGCCACCACTGGCGGCTGGGCGACCTCCTGGTCTGGGACAATCGCGCGCTGGTGCATCGCCGCGACGCTTTCGATCCCGAGGCGCGCCGCATCATGCTGCGCACCCAGGTCAAGGGCGACCGGCCCCGCTGA
- a CDS encoding pyridoxal phosphate-dependent aminotransferase has product MGLVADRLDRIKPSPTIAVSDKARSLKAAGRDVIGLGAGEPDFDTPDSIKEAAIAAIRRGETKYTNVDGTPELKAAIVAKFKRENRLDYKPSQITVGTGGKQVLYNALMASLNPGDEVVIPAPYWVSYPDIVVLAEGVPVFVICEEKNGFKLKPADLERAITAKTKWLILNSPSNPTGAAYTWAEMKALTDVLVRHPQVHVLTDDMYEHLVYDDFKFCTPAEVEPSLYERTLTMNGVSKAYCMTGWRIGYGGGPEKLIKAMAVLQSQSTSNPSSVSQEAAAAGLSGPQDFIAEHNKIFRERRDLVVGMLNQAKGLKCHRPEGAFYVYPSCAGAIGKKTPAGATIRTDGDFVTYLLESEGVAVVQGEAFGLTPYFRISYATATEVMEEACRRIQRACASLT; this is encoded by the coding sequence ATGGGCTTAGTCGCCGACCGGCTCGACCGTATCAAGCCATCCCCGACCATCGCGGTTTCCGATAAGGCGCGCTCGCTCAAAGCGGCCGGGCGCGACGTCATCGGCCTTGGCGCCGGCGAACCCGACTTTGACACGCCGGATTCGATCAAGGAGGCGGCCATCGCCGCCATCCGCCGCGGCGAGACCAAATACACCAATGTCGACGGCACGCCGGAGCTCAAGGCCGCCATCGTCGCCAAGTTCAAGCGCGAGAACCGGCTCGACTACAAGCCCTCGCAGATCACCGTCGGCACCGGCGGCAAGCAGGTGCTGTACAACGCGCTGATGGCCTCCCTCAATCCCGGCGACGAGGTCGTCATCCCCGCACCCTATTGGGTGAGCTATCCCGACATCGTCGTGCTCGCCGAGGGCGTGCCGGTGTTCGTCATCTGCGAGGAGAAGAACGGCTTCAAGCTCAAGCCGGCGGATCTCGAGCGCGCGATCACGGCCAAGACCAAGTGGCTCATCCTCAACAGCCCCTCCAATCCCACCGGTGCCGCCTACACCTGGGCGGAGATGAAGGCGCTGACCGACGTGCTCGTGCGGCACCCGCAGGTGCATGTGCTCACCGACGACATGTACGAGCACCTGGTGTATGACGACTTCAAGTTCTGCACTCCGGCCGAGGTCGAGCCGTCGCTGTACGAGCGCACTCTCACCATGAACGGCGTGTCCAAGGCCTATTGCATGACCGGTTGGCGCATCGGCTATGGCGGGGGTCCGGAAAAGCTGATCAAGGCGATGGCGGTCCTGCAGTCGCAGTCGACCTCCAATCCCTCCTCGGTCAGCCAGGAGGCGGCCGCGGCCGGTCTCTCCGGCCCGCAGGACTTCATCGCTGAGCACAACAAGATCTTCCGCGAGCGGCGCGACCTGGTGGTCGGCATGCTGAACCAGGCAAAGGGATTGAAGTGCCATCGGCCCGAGGGTGCCTTCTACGTGTATCCCTCCTGCGCCGGGGCGATCGGCAAGAAGACGCCGGCCGGGGCGACGATCCGCACCGACGGCGACTTCGTGACCTACCTCTTGGAGAGCGAGGGCGTGGCGGTGGTGCAGGGCGAGGCCTTCGGCCTCACCCCCTATTTCCGCATCTCCTACGCGACCGCGACCGAAGTCATGGAAGAGGCTTGCCGACGCATCCAGCGCGCCTGCGCCAGCCTCACCTGA